One region of Phragmites australis chromosome 18, lpPhrAust1.1, whole genome shotgun sequence genomic DNA includes:
- the LOC133898780 gene encoding uncharacterized protein LOC133898780: protein MAAPPAAANPNPNRNLKRKPKPKPKAAGPSALNPNWAQLQSKLPHRPAATRLGKRKDRAGPPPPPETAEQSSTTDAAAGEPEVKLEPTSDDTSLTKVVAVDCEMVGVGAGGSKSALGRVTLVNSFGNVVYDEYVRTVERIVDYRTRISGIRPKHMNKAKEFWIVQKEVAELIKGRVLVGHALHNDLKVLLLSHPKKDIRDTSEYEIFRREGKRRSLKDLAAQVLGAKIQQNEHCPIEDARAVMFIYNKHKKAWEKNMKEQFRFKKKLKKRGKKRSADSNGNDPNVPTVFL, encoded by the exons ATGGCGGCTCCGCCGGCAGCCGCAAACCCCAACCCTAACCGCAATCTGAAGCGGAAGCCAAAGCCAAAGCCGAAAGCAGCCGGCCCCTCCGCCCTAAACCCTAACTGGGCGCAGCTCCAGTCCAAGCTCCCCCACCGCCCCGCAGCCACCCGCCTCGGCAAGCGCAAGGACCGGGCCGGCCCTCCTCCACCGCCCGAGACTGCGGAGCAGTCTTCTACCACGGATGCTGCGGCGGGTGAACCGGAGGTCAAGCTCGAGCCGACCTCCGACGACACCAG CTTGACgaaggtggtggcggtggacTGCGAGATGGTCGGAGTAGGCGCCGGCGGCAGCAAGAGCGCCCTCGGCAGGGTCACCTTG GTTAATTCCTTTGGAAATGTTGTATATGATGAATATGTTCGAACAGTTGAGAGAATAGTGGATTACCGTACCCGTATCAGTGGGATTAGACCTAAGCACATGAATAAAG CCAAAGAATTCTGGATTGTGCAGAAGGAAGTAGCTGAGCTGATTAAAGGCAGAGTTCTTGTTGGGCATGCATTGCACAATGATCTTAAG GTCTTGCTACTAAGCCACCCAAAGAAGGACATAAGGGATACCTCAGAATATGAGATTTTCCGAAG GGAGGGAAAGAGGCGATCGTTGAAGGATCTTGCTGCTCAAGTGCTTGGGGCTAAAATACAGCAGAATGAACACTGCCCT ATTGAGGATGCCCGAGCCGTGATGTtcatttacaacaagcacaagaaagcATGGGAGAAGAACATGAAAGAACAATTCAGGTTCAAAAAGAAGCTCAAGAAGCGTGGCAAGAAGAGATCTGCTGACTCCAATGGGAATGACCCCAATGTCCCCACTGTTTTTCTATAG
- the LOC133898782 gene encoding uncharacterized protein LOC133898782, with product MQLEKGSLDLVLVPCGLVIMFSYHLLLLYRILRHPSTTIIGYENHNKIAWVRRMVQATPDETGLALSVISSNISASTNLASLSIALGSLIGAWVSSTTKVFMTELVYGDRSQSTATVKYISLLVCFLASFTCFIHSARYYVQASFLITTLDSDVPASYVQHAVIRGGNFWSMGLRALYFATTLLMWIFGPIPMFACSVLMVVILHMLDSNSLPLHQHQFTVRKRQEQRALTSTIATRQPSPQNPILSNPILSPVTFFS from the exons ATGCAGCTGGAGAAGGGCTCCCTGGACCTGGTGCTCGTCCCCTGCGGGCTGGTGATCATGTTCAGctaccacctcctcctcctctaccgGATCCTCCGCCATCCCAGCACCACCATCATCGGCTACGAGAACCACAACAAGATCGCATGGGTCCGCCGCATGGTCCAG GCGACTCCGGACGAGACGGGGCTGGCACTGAGCGTCATCTCCAGCAACATCTCGGCGTCGACCAACCTGGCCTCGCTGTCCATCGCACTGGGCTCGCTCATCGGGGCGTGGGTGAGCAGCACCACCAAGGTGTTCATGACCGAGCTCGTCTACGGCGACCGGAGCCAGTCGACGGCCACCGTCAAGTACATTTCGCTCCTCGTCTGCTTCCTGGCGTCATTCACCTGCTTCATCCACTCTGCAAG GTACTATGTCCAAGCCAGCTTCCTGATAACCACCCTGGACTCCGACGTCCCGGCGAGCTACGTGCAGCACGCCGTGATCCGAGGCGGCAACTTCTGGTCGATGGGCCTCCGAGCTCTCTACTTCGCGACGACACTGCTGATGTGGATCTTCGGGCCGATCCCGATGTTCGCCTGCTCGGTACTGATGGTGGTCATCCTGCACATGCTGGACAGCAACTCCCTGCCACTGCACCAACACCAGTTTACAGTTAGGAAACGGCAGGAGCAGAGAGCTCTGACATCTACAATTGCTACGAGGCAACCCAGTCCTCAAAATCCAATTCTCAGTAACCCAATCTTATCACCTGTTACATTTTTCAGTTGA
- the LOC133898783 gene encoding thioredoxin-like protein CITRX, chloroplastic isoform X2 — MAAVASLLPASAAGPLHRVPAPLPRHGLVTVPPSPARKDGPRGCSMVGASVSNRRAPTVRRNAAAETYVPGSGKYIAPDYLVKKVTAKEVEELVRGERKVPLIVDFYATWCGPCVQMAQDIEMLAVEYEDNALFVKVDTDDEYEFARDMQHC; from the exons ATGGCCGCGGTCGCCTCCCTCCTGCCGGCCTCCGCCGCTGGCCCCCTTCACCGAGTACCCGCCCCGCTCCCGCGGCACGGCCTCGTCACCGTCCCGCCCTCCCCTGCGCGCAAGGACGGCCCTCGCGGGTGCAGCATGGTCGGCGCCAGCGTCAGCAACCGCCGCGCGCCTACCGTTCGACGGAACGCCGCCGCGGAGACCTACGTCCCGGGATCCGGAAAGTACATCGCGCCGGACTACCTCGTG AAGAAGGTGACGGCcaaggaggtggaggagctgGTGAGGGGGGAGAGGAAGGTGCCACTCATCGTCGACTTCTACGCGACGTGGTGCGGGCCCTGCGTTCAAATGGCTCAGGACATCGAGATG CTTGCAGTTGAATACGAAGACAACGCCCTATTTGTGAAGGTGGACACAGATGATGAATATGAATTTGCAAGAGACATGCAG CATTGCTGA
- the LOC133898781 gene encoding uncharacterized protein LOC133898781: MNTSLAMSSIYEEEPPTEVSADPLCSRNSIDEDDDWVIVKKQRITVLIPPPSPDAASPQEDRPKLSSKQSSLTKSKRDSDATRKKHPKQMTANTSQNPPPEDVNSEKAQVNHSESLVHIDVSRMKSEISPHSPTAAVVKSEWIMGSGLAVQGLFHQGSEKVTSSFGNMDKPRMPIVSSHVANKIMRARLLKRRVAGFGGLRNWLFDCGLGWFVDILDSEKLGMYQLVSLTMNQLKEMGLVAVGPRRKLIHAIDSLCRPHQVEMIS; this comes from the coding sequence ATGAACACTTCACTAGCCATGTCCAGTATTTATGAGGAGGAACCACCTACAGAGGTTTCCGCTGATCCTTTATGTTCAAGGAACAGCattgatgaggatgatgactgGGTAATAGTCAAGAAACAGCGTATCACCGTATTAATTCCTCCACCATCACCTGATGCTGCAAGCCCTCAAGAAGATAGGCCCAAACTAAGTTCTAAACAGTCTAGCTTAACAAAGAGCAAAAGAGACTCAGATGCTACTAGAAAGAAGCACCCAAAGCAGATGACTGCCAATACATCTCAGAACCCCCCTCCAGAGGATGTCAATAGCGAGAAAGCTCAAGTAAACCATTCTGAAAGTTTAGTCCATATAGATGTTTCAAGGATGAAGAGTGAGATATCACCGCACAGTCCTACTGCTGCTGTTGTAAAATCAGAATGGATTATGGGTTCAGGTCTTGCTGTTCAAGGATTGTTTCATCAAGGCAGTGAGAAAGTGACAAGTTCCTTTGGAAACATGGATAAGCCAAGGATGCCAATTGTTTCGTCCCATGTTGCGAATAAGATAATGAGAGCACGGCTTCTTAAGAGACGGGTTGCTGGTTTTGGCGGACTGAGGAATTGGCTTTTCGATTGTGGTCTTGGATGGTTTGTCGACATATTGGACAGTGAAAAGCTTGGGATGTATCAGCTAGTCTCCCTTACAATGAACCAGCTGAAAGAGATGGGCCTTGTCGCTGTAGGTCCACGGAGAAAACTGATCCATGCCATCGACAGTCTCTGCCGCCCACACCAGGTTGAGATGATTTCTTGA
- the LOC133898783 gene encoding thioredoxin-like protein CITRX, chloroplastic isoform X1, with the protein MAAVASLLPASAAGPLHRVPAPLPRHGLVTVPPSPARKDGPRGCSMVGASVSNRRAPTVRRNAAAETYVPGSGKYIAPDYLVKKVTAKEVEELVRGERKVPLIVDFYATWCGPCVQMAQDIEMLAVEYEDNALFVKVDTDDEYEFARDMQVRGLPTLYFFSPDQSKDAIRTEGLIPITMIRNIIDNEL; encoded by the exons ATGGCCGCGGTCGCCTCCCTCCTGCCGGCCTCCGCCGCTGGCCCCCTTCACCGAGTACCCGCCCCGCTCCCGCGGCACGGCCTCGTCACCGTCCCGCCCTCCCCTGCGCGCAAGGACGGCCCTCGCGGGTGCAGCATGGTCGGCGCCAGCGTCAGCAACCGCCGCGCGCCTACCGTTCGACGGAACGCCGCCGCGGAGACCTACGTCCCGGGATCCGGAAAGTACATCGCGCCGGACTACCTCGTG AAGAAGGTGACGGCcaaggaggtggaggagctgGTGAGGGGGGAGAGGAAGGTGCCACTCATCGTCGACTTCTACGCGACGTGGTGCGGGCCCTGCGTTCAAATGGCTCAGGACATCGAGATG CTTGCAGTTGAATACGAAGACAACGCCCTATTTGTGAAGGTGGACACAGATGATGAATATGAATTTGCAAGAGACATGCAG GTAAGAGGACTTCCGACACTGTATTTCTTCAGTCCAGATCAGAGCAAAGACGCCATACGCACGGAGGGGCTAATTCCTATTACTATGATCAGAAACATCATTGATAACGAGTTATGA